The genomic region GTCGAGTTAGGCACCGCCGGTGGCCCAATAAGGGAATACGTAGTACCAAATTCCGTGCAGGTGGCGGTGATAACCGACGATAAGGAGACCCGAGATATAACCTGCGATGCAGTCATATCGCATATTGAGGAGAAGGTTATCATAAATGATAAGTTATAAGTTATGTGAGGAGTTGGGTATTGTTATCCTGACGGCCGGTAGTGGTAAGTAGATGTTCGTAGATTACGACATTAACAAGGCCAGACCCTCAGAAGCGCGCAATACTAGTGAACAGCGTAAGCTAATGACATCATTAAACTCATTTAAACTATAACGTCGCCATATCATTAACTAGTACATTCGATGAGTTTCTACATGCGTAAGAAATTAAGAATCAATGATATGCACTACTGTGATTAAGCCACATGTTATTTCTCGGCTGTACTGGAAATCTTCAACTTTGCTCGGTTCACTTTTATGAACACCCGAAGTTAAAAAAGTCCCGCGAAATAAAAGGTTCTGATGGTTATGGGTTTGAGAGTGGGGTGGTTATTAGTTTTGGTTATTGCTGCCTTGTCCGTTGTCTTCTCGGTGCTTTCCTTCGTTAGGGCTCAGCCCAGTCCTGTTGGGAGTCTTAGGCTTCCTCATGGCGTGATTTCCTACTACTCGTCGACGTCGATTTCGGTTTCTCCTGGCTTGGTTGTTAGGGTTTACGCAATCAATGGTTCTAGGATCTACCCGGTTCAAGCCTTCGTGGCTGTTTATGGTTTGACTCCTAGGCACATCGTGCCCATTGCCTATGGCTTTAGCTCTATGGTGAGTGTGCCGTTCAATAACACGAATTGGTTATTCATAGCCAATAGGTGGCTATCCTTCAACCCAAGCGTTAATGAGTACAACACCTCACTCCTAGTATTCATCACGTACATAGACTTCACGAGGAATGAAAGCTGGATTGAGGCGTACTCAGTACCATACAACATTGGCTGGGTCATGGGCAACCCAGGGAGAATCAAGTACATAGTCCTAACAGCCTACATAAACCTAAGCTCAAAGCCATTTAGGGTGGTTCCCGTTAAGCAATTACCGCAGGGTCAACCCGTAATTAATTCGGCGAGTAAAGACCCCGTTTATACGGAGTATAACTGCGTTGAGCAAAGCCCAACCGCGCCAAAACTCACCAATGGACCATACATCTACTACCCAATACTAAACTGCTACGGATTCACAGGACCGATACCACTGGATTGGATAACGTGGAGTCAGGGAATTACGAACGAATATAAGAACTATGGATTAGATTTTCTAATTGATGTGTTTTATTCCGGCAGGTTTACTTGGGATGCGGTTGGTTATTATGAGAATGGTGGATTTAGTACAATCGGTACCTCTTATCAGGCAAGTGTAAATTGGAACCCGCCCATAATGGATATTGGTGATAGTGGTTATCTTACTCAGCCTGGTAGTTTCTACTTTGCCTACGATGGTTCCTTCGCCCTGGCTAATTATACAGAGTACTATTACAACATTCACACGGGTTACGTCTACGTGGGTAATGTCGTCATTTCAGAAGTAATTAGTGTGTCGTCAACAAGCTGGTTCGTTTACGGCACTGATTATGGCAATGGGCCAATCAGCTATATATACAAAGTCCTAATATTACTTGCGGAGCAGGGGCTTGGATACCCAGCTCTAAACAAATCAACCATAGTAACATACGCAAGCTGGGTATACGGAAGACAAGGACCAGGATGCGGAGTAATATCATCAGAGCCAATAAGCTCCTTTTATGCCTGGTGGTTAACGCTAGAGAGCTTAACCACGACTTACGGCGTTAGTCCTGCCCAGTTGGGTGTGACCCTTGGCACCATTGGCGTTGAACCCGCTGAGATATTACTCGACTTAATCGGTTTAACACTACCACCGAACACGTCAATATCATTAATACATACCGAGTTTGAAATTGAAGCCCCTACGAATAACTTGTATCACATTGCTTGGTACTTGTCCTTAATAAACGCATCTGACGTCTTCGGCATCTCAACCTTCGGATTCATAGTAAACGCAACAAATTATTACCAAGGCGCCTACAACTGCAATGGCTAATAAATTAAGTAAAATCTTTAAAACAATCCTTTATTCACTTATCATTTATTAACACTGGTATTAACACTGGCTAAGCTTATTCAGTAAATTCTAATATGGTGATTGTGCTCTGATGCGCATCGGTTATGGTTTATACCGTGATTTTATATACTCGAGTAGGCCGCCGCTCATTAATATCTCAAGGGCCATGCCCGTTATTGGCCTGGCCCTTAGGATCTTCTGACCATTGTTAATAATAACCTCTCCTGTGCCCACATTAACCCTCACGAAGTCACCATCATTTACCTCCCTACTAACCCCAGGCACCACCAGCACTGGTAGGCCATTGTTAATTGCATTCCTATAGAATATCCTGGCAAAGGACTCGGCCAATACAGCCTTAACGCCAGCCGCCTTTAGGGCTATGGCCGCCTGTTCACGGCTTGAGCCCATGCCAAAGCCCCTACCTGCAACCAGGATCACGCCTTTGTTAGCCTTCTCGAAGAAGTTCGGTATTAAGGGCTCCATGGCATGCTTGGCGAGTATTGATGGGTCCGTATAAACAAGGTACCTGGCTGGTATTATCACGTCAGTGTCTATATTATCACCAACCTTTATCACGGGACCCTCCACAACGAACTCGCTAGACCCCACATTCCATGGCATGCACGCTACTATTTAAGTTTTATATCCCCTCAAATACCATAATTAGATTTCTTACTGAATTCAAGCCTATTGGATCTTGGTGGTGGTTAGGTTCTCAATATATTATTGTTGATAGGTAATGCTTATATATACCCACTATAACCTAGGTGTGTATGGTTAACGGTGGTGTAGAAATCCGTGAGGGTTGAGGTACTGGACACGACACTTAGGGATGGAGCCCAAATGACTGGTGTTTCGTTCACGCTTAATGACAAGGTTAGGATTGCCCTGATGCTCGATGACCTCGGCGTTGATTACATAGAGGGTGGTTGGCCTGGCAGTAATCCTAAGGATGCCGAGTTCTTTAAGGCGATGAGGAATTACTCACTAAGTCACGCTAAGCTTGCGGCCTTTGGTATGACTAGGAGGAAGGGCGTCAGTGCTAAGGATGACCTTAACCTGGCTGCTATACTGGATTCAGGCGTTGAGGTAGCGGTCCTGGTTGGTAAGTCCTGGATACTCCACGTTAGGGAGGTGCTTAGGGTTAGTCCTGAGGATAACCTGGACATGGTCTACGATAGTATTCGTTACCTTAAGGACCATGGATTGAGGGTAATCTTCGATGCTGAACATTTCTATCAGGGATTTAGGGAGGACCCGGACTACGCGCTTAGGGTTGTTAAGACTGCCGAGGAGGCTGGGGCGGATACCGTGGTCCTTGCGGACACAAACGGTGCCATGCTACCCCACGAAGTTTACGAAATAACGGGTAAGGTTGTGAAGGAGTTAAGGGTTACGGTTGGCGTTCACATGCATAATGACTCTGGCTGCGCAGTGGCTAACACTATAATGGGTGTATTGGCTGGTGCGCGTCATGTGCAGGGAACCATTAATGGGCTTGGTGAGAGGACGGGCAATGCCGATTTAACCCAGGTAATACCAAACCTAATGCTTAAACTAGGCTTTAAAGTGCTTAGGGGTATTGATGACCTCAGGAAGTTAAAGGTGATATCCAGGTTCGTCTATGAGGCGGCGGGTTTAAACCCAAACCCGTACCAGCCATACGTGGGTGATTACGCCTTCTCCCATAAGGCAGGTTTGCACGTTGATGGTGTTTCCAAGGTAACTAAGGCTTATGAGCACATAGACCCCGAGCTCATTGGTAATACGAGGAGGTTCGTGGTTTCCGAGCTCGCCGGCTCATCAAACATACTCGTATACCTTAAGGACCTAGGCTTTAACATAAGTAAGGAGGACCCGAGGTTAAGGCGTGCCCTTGAGAGGATAAAGGACCTTGAGAATAGGGGGTATAGCTTCGATTTAGCCCCTGCTTCAGCAATACTCATAGCCCTTAGGGAGATGGGGCTCTATAACGATATGTTGAGGGTTGAGTATTGGAAGGTCGTTAGTGATGATGACATGCACGTGGCCATAGTAAAAGTTAATGGAGAGCTTGGCGTCGCCGAGGGTGTTGGGCCTGTTCACGCAATTGATAAGGCGTTGAGGAGCGTCGCCTCCAAGTTATTCCCTGAACTCAATAATGTAAAGCTCACTGACTATAGGGTTATAATCCCTGGTGAGGTTAAGGGTACGGAGAGTGTAGTGAGGGTTCTCATGGAATTTGATGATGGAAGGACTAGGTGGAGGACTGTGGGTGTATCAACAAGTATAATCAAGGCAAGCGTTGAGGCGTTGAGTGATGGACTTAATTACATACTAATGATCCGTAATCACAATACCACGAAGGTAAATAATACAACGTATTAATAAATCATGCTACTCTGGACATTTAACAATTTAAATCAACGTAAATTCATTGCATTACTCAGCCTATGAGATGAGCCGTAAAATAGGCTTTATGGGTTATTATGTTTCGTTAATATTTCATTAAGGAGACTACAATCCCTAAGTAGTCCTAAGTAATCAATGCTAATTTACTACTTAGTTACTCGAATCACCGCACAAAAAGGAATAAGTGCTATGCCATGAGGGTGTTACGAGTGATGAATGCCGAGTTCGCAGAATGGTGAAGAGTCGGTTCTATGCTGAATTTAAGAAATAATGTGTCTGCCTTCGTAATAATCCATTGAGTCCTTCTATATCAGGGAAAGGCTTTTTACCCTCAATACGTGATTACGCACCAGTAGATGATGAGTTTAGAGCCCACTTTTATAGTAATTTGTTAAATTTTCTTATATCGGTTCGGTAAAGTAAGCCGTATGGGAAGAAATGTTTTATTGTGCCCGTGGGCCCTGGGCGGGGCAGTTTAGGTTAATCATCGCCTTGGTCACTGATCGAGCTCTCTCGATCTTACCTTCGTTCATTGTCTCATTAAGCATCCTCCTCAGAACCTCACAGACCTTAACGACCAGCACTGGATGTCTCACAATTTCGTCCTTGTTTATGAAGACCACAAATTTCTTACCTCGTTGAGATAACTTAGCATCGTAATCAGCCTTTTGTAAGGCTTCCTGAACCGCCTTTGCGTCCTCGAGCATACTACGGTTAATAACAAGTTCGATATACCCATTTCGAGTTACACGTATGCTCATTTGTACTCCATTGATGACCTCGACTGACGAGCTACCCTTCGGCTTAATCCTCGTGCTAGCTAGCGTCATTAGTTTTCTGAGCTTCATGGCATCGGGTAGGGAGCTCAAGTCCTCAATCAAAGTCTTAATTAATGGATCATTAAGTCCCTTTCTAGTGAGCTCAACGGCTTTTGAGCTAGCAATTTTATAGCGTATTCTGGCCCTACGTTCATTGCGTTCATCATACCTGAATCCGATGGCTTTCATCCTCTCAATAATATCTTTCCACAAATTATGCTTCGGATTGCCAATCGTGAGCCTAATCCTCTTCTTCTCAACATCGCCATCACCTAATACGGCAGATAGTAAAAAATATCGGGAATTTCTCATCATCAAGCTTGGATGCCTCCTCGGCAACTTTAACCTTATTAGTGAATTTATTCCTATGATCGCGGGCTACTAAATACCACTTGATATTAACATCATTCACATTAAGATTCACGCCATATATATGTACATAGTTTTCCCTGGGCCATGTCAGTATCCACATCACAGACTGCCAAAGCTGGTTCGTGCCCATCGTCGGATAATCGTGCGTAATTGAGGCATCGGTCATTAGCCAGCCGTACTGCATTGGCCTCAATGTATCGTCACTGAACAACTTGGAAGTTATGATGTTAGTACCCCTAGAGCCAACCAATGATATGTTTATTGTTACGCCACTTCCTCTGATTTTAGTTATTGCGATTGAAAGATGGTCCGTGTATAGGTGCGCTATAAAACTCCTTTTGATATTGAATGGTTCGCCATTAATGATCACTTTAACTTCTCTCTTCCTTAGCCCCTCGATTAATTTCTCGAGCTCTTTTCGGTATATTGTCAGCCACTTCTCCCTGGCTTGTTTTGCTAACGTGAGCATTTTCTCGCCAATGTTTATCATTGCCCTCCTCATCCTCATGATGTTTTCATCGTTGGTCTCCTTAACCTTCGTTTCCATCAGCGTCAGCCAGTTGCTTAGTTCGTTGATTGCCTTGTCGAATGGTGTGTTCGACTCACTCAACAATACATCCTTGCGTCTCTCGACTCTTTTCAGAAATTCGTTG from Vulcanisaeta distributa DSM 14429 harbors:
- a CDS encoding 3-isopropylmalate dehydratase small subunit, with the protein product MPWNVGSSEFVVEGPVIKVGDNIDTDVIIPARYLVYTDPSILAKHAMEPLIPNFFEKANKGVILVAGRGFGMGSSREQAAIALKAAGVKAVLAESFARIFYRNAINNGLPVLVVPGVSREVNDGDFVRVNVGTGEVIINNGQKILRARPITGMALEILMSGGLLEYIKSRYKP
- the cimA gene encoding citramalate synthase, translating into MRVEVLDTTLRDGAQMTGVSFTLNDKVRIALMLDDLGVDYIEGGWPGSNPKDAEFFKAMRNYSLSHAKLAAFGMTRRKGVSAKDDLNLAAILDSGVEVAVLVGKSWILHVREVLRVSPEDNLDMVYDSIRYLKDHGLRVIFDAEHFYQGFREDPDYALRVVKTAEEAGADTVVLADTNGAMLPHEVYEITGKVVKELRVTVGVHMHNDSGCAVANTIMGVLAGARHVQGTINGLGERTGNADLTQVIPNLMLKLGFKVLRGIDDLRKLKVISRFVYEAAGLNPNPYQPYVGDYAFSHKAGLHVDGVSKVTKAYEHIDPELIGNTRRFVVSELAGSSNILVYLKDLGFNISKEDPRLRRALERIKDLENRGYSFDLAPASAILIALREMGLYNDMLRVEYWKVVSDDDMHVAIVKVNGELGVAEGVGPVHAIDKALRSVASKLFPELNNVKLTDYRVIIPGEVKGTESVVRVLMEFDDGRTRWRTVGVSTSIIKASVEALSDGLNYILMIRNHNTTKVNNTTY